TGGGGCAACAAGGGAAGGGGGCCACACTCAACGGCACCCCCATTCATGTCTCAGCGACACCTCAATTAAATGAAGCGTTACTCGTCACCGGGTTTGCCTATGACGTGCACACCGCCAAAGATAACAATCTTAAGGAATTTTGCGCATTCACCCTCCGTGCGCGTGGGATGCGCCGCACCGGCACCGCCGCGATTGATCTCTGCTACATCGCCTGCGGCCGATTCGATGGCTTTTGGGAACTACAACTCAATCCGTGGGACACTGCGGCAGGAAAAGTCATCCTGGAGGAAGCCGGGGGAATGTTAACAAATTATGCAGGCGAACCCTACTCCATCTATGGCAGCACCCTTATCGCCACCAACGGCCATATCCATCAGGAGATGGCTGAGGTACTCAAGAAATGTCGTCAAGAATAAGGCTGTCATCTCCCCCTTGATCGTCACCGGATCACGATTTCATCAAAGGCTCTTTCCTCCAACCTTCTCGCTACCCATTGATCTTTATGGGTCTCTTGAAAAAAGCCGCCAGCGGCGTTCTCGCCATTTTTCCGTGCTCACGTACTACGCGTACGCTCCGCGCGTAAAAACGGCTGCGGCCTTGCTGGACGGACCCTTCGGAAAGACTCAGGGCATGCTTTTTTGAACCGACCCGGAGCCTTTGAGGAGTAATCTAATCCTGGGCCGATTTGTCCTGGAAAATCTTCATTATTCAACACTCCCTTTATATACCTCTTCACAAACTTGGCTGTTTATGTCGGTTCGGCAAGTAGCTGCTGAATAGTTTTTTCGGTTTCCTCATAGCTACCTTCACCGATCTTGGTGTATTGAATATTTCCCTTCTTATCGATCAAATATAGTGTCGGCCAATAGCGATTGCGGTACTGCCGCCAGTTCAGGAATTCATTATCGATGGGCACGGCATAGGGAATATGGTGTTCCTGAATGTACCTTTTGACCTTTTCTACATCGTATTCATATTTGAATTCCGGCGAATGTACCGCAATCACAACCAGCCCTTGTTTGGCGTACTTGTCGTGCCATTCCTTGACGTATGGTTCGATATTCCGGCAGTTCCAGCATCCAAATGTCCAAAACTCCACCATCACCACCTTGCCGCGCAATTTTTCCATGTGTAAGGGCTCAGAATTCAACCAGGTCGGGCTGATAATTTCAGGAGCAGGAACATTGGTCGCAAAACTTAGGGTGACAAAATAGAAAAGGATATTGATCGTTCCAAAAAAAACCAAACTGCCTATAGTTTTCTTTCCCATCATCAAATCTCCTTATTGATTCTCCCAACTCCATTTTCTGAGTCACCGACCACTTGATTGCTCTCATACACCACAAATTGGTCTTTCTTTTCATCAACCTGTTACACAACCCATTTCGCAATACGTGAGGAATGTACCGCCTGTCACCTATACCCTCCAAAAACTGTTCGTCTTCTTTTGATAGAAATCGTTTATGTATTGCTCAATAGATGCCGGGTTTCGGCCCGGCAGCCGAGGTCCTTGTGTTTCGGCAAAAGGACCGAACCAATGACGCCACGCCCGGACTCATCAATTGGACCGAGGCCAATCACAGGAAGACGGACTAACTCACTACGTTCAGACAAGGCCCGCCGTTTAATAAAATGGGCCGACTACCGGGACGGGCGGCAGGCGTCAGATAAGGAGAGGGATAGGGACCTCAGAGAACTACTTGTGGCATGGGTCAAAAACAGGAACGCTCGGAGAAGCATTTGGAATAACTATGAGAGGAAACAATCCGTTGTATTAGAGAAAGATGAAGAAGAAAGATTCGTTGTGAGTGAGGAAAAGGGAGGAGATTCGAATTATTGGCCAGAAGGGGGATTCTGCTTTTGAAGATCACAATGCGTCCCTTGAGTTCCATCTGCATATTCATAAGTCTCACAAGGATGTCCATTTTCATCCGTGGAACTCCCCACATAGTGACCATGCTCTCCCCAACACCCTCCCGAGAGACCAGATAACATTACAGGCCCTAAAATACACCTAACTGAACTCATGCATCTACCCCATATCCCGGAAACTGTGATCGGGATTGCGTTCGCCGGCGAAATTCTTTGACCATGAGCTACGAAACAGGACGACCGCTCGATCCCGGCTGTCTTTGACGACAAGGGCATCAGAGGGCGGCTTAAACGTCGCAACGTCGCCTACCAGCCAGGCACTGGATTCATAGGGCAACACATCCACCACCACTTTGACGCGGTATTCGCTTTGCAAGCGGAATTCCAGCACATCAAACTGAAGTTTGCCCACAGCGGCCACAAAAAATTCCAGCCCGTCCAGACTTCGAAGGATTTGAATGGTCCCCTCCCTGGCGAGTTGCTCGATCCCTTTGTCGAATGATTTCCGCATTCCCGTATCGGTCGGCCGCACACGGGCAAAGACTTCGGGTTGAAATTGTGGAAGCGGTTTATAATTAAAGCCGTCCGCCACCGAAATCGTGTCGCCGATTTGAAAAATCCCGGGATTGATAATCCCAATGACATCGCCGGGATAGGCCACATCGACCGTATTGCGTTCCTTCGCCACCATACTGTGGGGCCGTGAGAGCCGAACCTCCGTGTTGGTCCGATGATGTTTGACCACCACATCCCGCTCGAATCTCCCTGAACAGACTCGTAAAAAAGCCGTGCTGTCGCGATGGCGTGGATTCATATTGGCCTGGAGTTTAAATACATAGGCGCTAAATGGTGTATCAACCGGGTCGATCATCAGCTCATGGCCATCCGGGGCATCCGCTAATCGACCGTGAGCGGGAGGCGCCAGATCCACAAATGCATCGAAGAATGCTTCCACACCGAAATTGGTCATGGCAGATCCGAAGAAGACGGGCGTGACTTTTCCATTTTGAAAATCATCTTTCGAGAAGGGATTCCCGGCGATATCCAGCAATTCCAAATCATGCATTAATTCATCCCAGATATACTCCGCCATACGGTCTTTCACGGAGGGATCGTCCAAGGAGAGTTCCATGAGATCCGGTTTTGCCGCCCCTCCCGCCGCCGTTTTGGTATAGAGCAACACTTTTCGGGTTTGCCGGTTCACCACACCAAGAAAATCCTGTCCGGACCCGATGGGCCAGTTGATGGGACTAGCATGAATGCCCAATACATCCTCCACTTCTGACATGAGATCCAGTGGAGCGCGTCCCGGCAAATCCATCTTATTGATGAACGTCAACACGGGAATCCGGCGAAGACGACAGACCTCAAACAGTTTGCGTGTTTGCGTTTCAACACCCTTCGCCGCGTCAATGACCATGATCGCGCTATCGGCCGCCGTGAGTGTCCGGTACGTGTCCTCGCAAAAATCCTGATGGCCAGGCGTATCCAATACATTAATCACAGCCTGTTTATAAGGAAATTGCATCGCCGAGGCGGTAATGGAGATGCCGCGCTCCTGCTCCATTTCCATCCAATCCGACGTGGCCATTTTCCGGTTTTTTCGCCCTCCGACCATCCCGGCAGTACGAACCAGCCCCGAGTAGAGCAGGAGCTTTTCGGTCAACGTGGTTTTACCGGCGTCCGGATGGCTGATGATGGCAAACGTTCGACGCTTGTTTGCTTCTGATCGGATTTCTTGTTTGAGTTGGAGTGTCGTCATATTACCTTCTGGGCGAACAGGCCCGACCTATTACAATTTTTCCAACTGACCCTGCGCCCGGGCCAGACTCAGACGGGAGGCATTAAAAGTAAAGAGGCCTTCAATCAAATTATCCCTGGCTTGCGCCACACGGGTTTGCGCATCAGTGACTTCGATATTCGTGGCGACACCGACCGCGAACCGTTCACGTGAGAGTTCCAATTCGGTCAGTGAAAGCTTTAACCCTTCTTCCGCAACCGCGACTTGCTGTTTGGCCGAACTCATCGTGATCAGTGCATCACGAACTTCCAATCCCACTTGATATTGCACATCCTGCGTTCTGATGGCTTCCTGTCTGAGCAGACTGCGACTCTCTGAAATTCTGGCTTCCCGCATTCCGCCATCGAAAATCGGCACCCTCATTAATACCTGAACATTATCGGTGGTCAACGCATTGGGGATTTGATTGCCGATCATGCCAACATCGCCCAAAGCCTGAATAGTGGGAACCCGTTCGTTCGTCACGGAACTTAACGACAAGGAGGCCAGACGCTCACGATTCTGCTGCGCCTTCAGTTCGGTCCGGTGTTCTTTGGCCACCTGCAAGGCCTCTCCTATGGATTGGTCGGAGACATTCACCATTTTCATTTCATCCGTAAGCACCAGCTTCACCTCGAACGAGAGCCCCATGGCACGAATCAAATTGAGTTTGGCACGATCCCGCTCATTTTCAGCGACTAATAATCGCTGTTTGGCGTTTTCCAATTGAACTTTCGCACGCGTCACATCCAGACTGGTCGCCATCCCGGCGGATTTTCGTTCCGCCGCCAAACGCAATAATTCCTTATTCAATGCCACATCCGCAGTCCGGGCATTCACCGCCGCCTTAGCCCGAAGCGTTTCCAAATAAATCAGACCTGCGGTGGCCATGGTATCCCGTTTGGTGACTTCCGCGTCCAACCCTGCCACGTCCACTCCCGCTTTGGCAGCCCGCCATTTTTGAATGAGACTTAAGCTGAACACATTCTGGGTGAGGAAAGCCCTCATTTCGTAAAAATCCCTGGGGCCTACAACGGTGGCGCTCGAACCAAACGACCCCGTAAAGAATCGACGCCGGGATGCACCTGCCGTCCCTGACAGATTGGGCAATAATTCACCGAGTTGTGTATTCGCGACATCCTGTGCCTGTGTAATACGTTCATTAAACAAACGGACCGTCGGATTCTGATCGACAGCCGCATCCATCGCCTCCCGCAAACTCAGCCGCAACTCGGGAAGGTCACGAACCGTTGCAGGCTCCGGGGAAGCCGCCCAGGTCACGGCACCGATTCCGCCAATTACCATAAGACACACCACGCATAGCCCAACCGCCTTCCAACACTGACCTCCCATCATATCTTGTCCCTTCGCCTCCAGGTTATAAAGCGCCGCCCGAGGGCTGTTCAGCTAATTGAGGATTTCTGGCCTCTGCCCACTTGCGTTGCGTATCAACGACCAAGGTAAACAATGCCGGAATAACAATAAGGGTGAACACGGTGGAGACCAAGAGGCCACCCAGCACCACACTTCCGATCCCCCGATACAGCTCTGAGCCCGCACCGGATGAGACCACAAGCGGAAAGAGACCAAAGAGCGTGGTGAGTGTCGTCATCATAATCGGCCGGACACGGATTTTGACGGATTCACGAATGGCCTCCCGAAGAGGTAAACCTTGCCCCGATCCTCCTCCCAACGAATCCCCCTCTTCCGGTCCCCTCATGAAATTTAAGGCCTGGTGCACCACCAGAATGGCATTATTGACCACCACCCCGATGAGAATGACAAAGCCTAACATGGTCAGCACATCTAATGGTTGATAGGCGATAAAATTATTGACCAGAGAAAGCCCCAGGAATCCACCGGCTGCGGCAAATGGCACCGTAAAAATAATGACCAGAGGATAGAGAAAACTTTCGAACAGCGCGGCCATCAAAAGGTAGGTAATGGTAAAGGCCAACAAGAAATTCCATTTTAACGCATCATAGGTTTCGGTAAGATCATCGGCCGTCCCCGACAGGCGGACATTATACAAACGTCCTAACGTCCCACTTTCTTTCAATGGCCCAAGGATTTGCGTTCGAATCACATCCATCGCCTCCTCCAACGCCATCTCAACCGGTGGGATCACCTGAATCACAATGGATCGTTCCCGTTCAATATGATTGATTTGTTCCGGGCCCGCGACTAATGTGACATCGGCAATATTGCCGACCGTCGTCAGTTGACCGCCCTTGGTATAAATTGGGATCGAGGTCAGCGACTGCGTTTGATTGGCATATTTATCGATACCACGAATCGTCAGGTCAACCTCATCTCCTTCAAATTGGTAATCACTGGCCTTTGCCCCGTCGACCAGGGCATCAATGGTAAATCCGAGCTCCTGATTCGTCATTTGCACATCCGCCGCACGATCCCGTTTGACGGTGACACGAACTTCCGGGCTTCCCAAATCCAAACTGGGAATGGGCCTGACCTGCGCTTCGGGCAGCACCCCTTTCACCTGACCGAACACCTGAACACCTAATTGCACAAGCGTGTCCAACTCCGGCCCGGTGATCTCAATATCGATATTTCGCCCTTCACCTAGGCCACGCTCGAACAGGCCGCGTTGGGTGATGATCCCAATCACGCCCGGAAGGTCCGCCGTAGCTCGACGAAACAGGGGGATCAATTCCTTCACGCGGCTCGGATCATTCACTCGACCGCCCATAAAGACCGAACGCCCCCGTGCCACATAGAAAAAATTGGCAATACTGGGGCCATCCAACGCGGCTTCCTCCGGGGAACCAGGCTTTGCGTCCCAATAGGGGCTGAGGGTCGATTCAATCGGCTTTCCCATTTTGACAAATTCGTGAGTGTTATACCCCGGAGGAGGAAGCAGAATGCCGATGACAAGATTCCGGTTTCCCTGAGGAAGATACTCCGCCTTCGGTAACAAAGCCCAGCTTCCCAGTATCGCAAGAGAGGTAAATCCCAGAATCGTCACACTTCGCCAGAAGACGCTACCACTCAAACCATACACCAAAGAACCGAGGGCCTCTCTGATACGATCCAACCAGGAATGCCGTCCCGTCGTCGAACCACCCTCCACAAATCCTGCGCTAGTCCACGTACCGGGTGCTTGCTTTCCTTTGGACTTAGTCACCGTGGTTAACACTCGTGCAGACAATGATGGAATCACCGTCATCGAGACCACAAGGCTCAACCCCACTCCCGCACTGATCGCAATAGCGATATCCCGAAACAATTGACCGGATTGTTCTTCCATGAACACAATGGGAACAAAGACGGCAATAGTCGTGAGGGTACTGGCCAGCACTGCACCCCACACCTCCACCGTGCCATCGTATGCCGCTTGGAATAACGATTTGCCCAATTCCCGATGACGATAAATGTTTTCCAGCACCACAATGGAGTTATCCACCAACATCCCGGCAGCAAAGGTCATTCCCGCTAAGCTGATGACATTGAAATTCCGGCCCAACGCCCACAACATAATAAACGTCCCCATCATGCTGATCGGAATGGCCAAACCGACCACAAGGGTGCTACTGCCCGTGCGGAGGAATAAAAACAAAATGGAAATCGCCAATATACTCCCGACGATCAGATTTTGCTGGACAAGAGTCAGGGACCGGTTAATGTATGTGGTTTCATCATAGACCTGAAATAACTGAAACCCCCGCGCATTCAAAATTTCTTCATTGAGCTCACTGGCGGCCTCCCGGAGACCATCCATGGCTTCCAACACATTGGCCCCGGTCTGCCGTATCGCGTTGATGGCGATGGCTGAATGGCCTTTTTGTCGCACCACCACGGTCGGATCCTTGTAATCAATATGGGCAGTCGCCACATCCCGCACATACACCGACGCGCCCTCACGCCTGGCAATGATGACATTTTCCACATCCTGGGGATTGAGATATTCCCCCACCGTACGTACGACATACGACCGTTTACCCTCATCAAAATCTCCGGCACTGTAATCCCTATTCTCCTGATCTAACGCTCGCGCCAAGTCCATAATGGTTAACGCTCTGGACGCTAATTTAGCCGGATCGACCGTCACCCGAAGCTCCCGCTCCCGCCCACCATAGACATTCGAAGCCGCGACACCCTGGACCCGTTCGAAACGGGCTTTGATGATATCCTCTGCAAAATCCCGCATGGTTTCAATGTTGACGGGATTCCCTTCTAGAGTGTCTAAAATAAACCAGGCCATGGCGGCTCCACGGGTATCCGCGCTGCTAATGACGGGCTCATCCGCCTCAAGCGGATATTCCTTAACCTGATTCAACCGGTTGGAAACTTGGAGTAAGGCGGTATCCGTATTCGTTCCGGTGGGAAATCGGAGAATGACTTTTCCCTGACCGTAGGAACTTTCGCTGAACATTTTCTCCAGGCCTTCGACGCCTTTGAGTTGCTCTTCCTGCTCGTCGATGATTTCACGCTCGACTTCATGGGGGCTTCCCCCCGGCCAAACGGTATCCACGGTGACCTCATGCTTTTCCACATCAGGTGCCAATTGAACCGGGAGCTTCACCAACGCCACAATGCCGAACAACACCACTAAGAGCACACCCACTGCCGTGCTGACCGGATAACGGATGGCAGAATGAACCAGATTCATGTTTTTACCGGCTCCTCTAAAATTCTGACCGATTGCCCGGGCAGGAGGCGTTCATTCCCTTCCACGACGATCTGCATGCCTTCTTCAATAGCTCCCTGTACTTCTACCACGTCCTCGAAATGGGCTACGGGGATCACCGCTACCTGCGTGACAGTGTTATTAGCCACAATAAAAGCGAATTCCTTGCCCCCTTTGAGCACCAGAGCATCCTTGGGGATCACGACCGCCTGGTAAGGAGCGCCCACGGCTAACTTCACCCGTGCGACCATCCCGCTTTTAATGCGTAAATCCGGATTGGCCAACACAACTTTGACCGGAAATGTCCGTGCCGACCGATCAGCTTGCGCGACGACAGAATAGACTGTTCCCTCAACCTCTCTTCCAGGCAACGCATCGAACTCCGCTATCACTGAATCCCCGACCCTGACATCCCGCACGTATTCTTCCGGGAGCGGCACTTGCACCTCGACCTTTGCCAGATCTACCAATTCCACCACTGGTCCACCCTCCTCGACCCATTGGCCGATCTCCGTATATTCTTTCGTGATCCAGCCGGGAAAGGGTGCCATGATCCTTGATTTGTTTATTTGATCACGTACCAGGCGAATTTCCGCTTCTAATTGAATCAGCCGCTTTTCCAGAGCGCTTTCTTCAACAACCGCATCATCCATTTCCTTTTGAGTCACCAGTTCTTTGGCGAACAACATTTTAATTCGCTCCAAATCCTTCTGCGCCTGGTCATAGCGGGCTTTGGCTTCACGATGTGAAGCCACTGCCGAGTCAAGACGGATGTCCAGCGTGTCTGTTCGAAGACTGGCAAGCATTTGGCCTTGTTTGGCAAACTGTCCTTCCTTACCGGGAAAGGCTTTGACCAGCCCCGCCACTTCGCTAGCCACGAGGCTTCGCTTGCGTGGTTCCGCTGTTCCCACCAATGAGACGGATCGCTGAACCTGCTTGCTCGAAACGGTCACAACCTTGACCGGTGAGGGTGGACGTCCCGTTGGCGGCTGGGCCGCCTCCTGTTCACTGCACCCCTGCAATCCCTGCACAGCCAGGATCATGGCAAACACCAGGCAGATAGAGCTTTTAGACAGATATGTCATACGTTTACGTTGACCTTTTTAGGGGTGAAGTTCCGAGGCCGTCAAGCAACAACGACGCTAACCACTTGCCTTTGTCCACAAGCGATTCTTTGGGGCCTGACTGGAGAATCCAAAGATAGATGGTAGAGTTTAACATGCCATGAAACGCCAAGGAGGTATCTTTGGGATTCACTTTGCGAAATTCTCCGGTCTTGATACCCTCCTTAATGAGATTCGCCACAAGATCAATCTGCGCCAAATACCGTTTCCACACCCGCTCGCCAAATGCGCTTTTCACGGTCCATTCAAACCCGCTCCACTCAGAGACATAAATACGGAAAAACGCACGGTTTTGATCAGCGAAAGCTAACTTCACCTGAATCACCGCACGTAACTTTTCCTGGGCCGGGAGACGGCTGTGCGTCGCTTCTTCCAAAAGACGGAGTAATTCCTCAACCTTGGCTTCCACCAGAGAGATATAGATGTCTTCTTTGCTTTTAAAAAACCGGTATACCGTCCCCATGGCAAATTGAGCGGCCTCGGCGATTTCGGCCATGCTGGTTTTAAAAAACCCGTTCTGGGAGAACTTTCGCTCCGCGGCCAGCAAAATTTCTTCACGCCGGGCTTCATATTCCCGCTGTTTTCTTTCCGCCCGAGGATTGGGAGTCGCTTTCATACATTGCCTTTTACTGAAATAGATCTAATCGGCTTTGAATAATAATTCTAAAAGATGAATGATCATTCCACAACATGAATCTCTGATTCAATTCATTATGGGGCTGTTGAAAAAAGCCGCCAGCGGCGTTCTCGCCATTTTTCCGTGCTCACGTAATAGAAGTACGCTCTGCGCGCAAAAATGACTGCGGCCTTGCTGGACCACTTTTTTGAACAGCCCCGAGGCCTTTAATATGCAACGTGCCTGTGGGGGTCAATATGCCCTTGTAAACTATTGTTATTATTCAACACTCTCATTATCGGTCCCCTTCTTCCTTTAGTGGTAGGCAAAATTTACCGGGAACCCTCTTTCATGACCTAGGGCCCCACCCTTTAATTGCTTAGGTAAAATTCTCAGCTGCCTTAGCCGTACAATTAGCAGAGGGAAAAGGCATTTAAAAGGTTACCCAAACCTCCCATCCTCCCTCGCTTTCCATGATTTCATGTTTAAAAAGAGAAAAAAAGGCGAATATTATTTGGACACGGCAACGGGGACTACACGATCTCTTCACACCTGTGGAGGAAATTTGCTTCGAGCGGCACGAAGGAAGAAAAGATGCTGAATGGAGACCGGCTTCTTCAAATTCTCGGGAAACCCCTATATAGGATACCCATTTGAAGGAGCGGAAGGGAAACTACCGTCAATATATATTGTCCTGGGAGAGAAAATGATTGGTCTTTCTCAAGCTAGATGGCTTTTCCTTGCATCCCTCCAATTCGGTTGGTTTGGTGTGGAGCTAAATATTTCCCGCAACACGGCCTACAACGAGGTCTCTTCGCGGAAGGATCCTAAAAACAGATTTCCGCAAAGAAGAGCACCACCTATTAATAAGCCGCCCACACCCGTATACACGAATATTTCCGTGAGAAAATGTTCATGAGCCGGACCACGCCCGATGGAGGGAGCCAGAAGAAACATGGTCAGCCAAGAAAGTGGATACAAACTGCTGAGGCCGAGAAACATTGCAGAGACTTTTTTGTATCGTGACTTCATTCCGGACAACATGGTGAGTATGATCAGCCCCAGAGAAAAGGCGGCAATGCCCGTTGCATGAAAGTGAGCACGTTGGGCATATCGCCAAATCTTATCCGCACTTTTGGCATCATGAACTGCCGGATTCGCTTCAATTCCCTGTTTAATATAGCCTTTATATAGATCTTCATTCATACCGAAGAGAATTCCCATTCCCACACCAAACATCAATCCCAACAGCACCAGTCCCAGGCCAACTCTCACAACTTGAATCTCTCGGGTCATCATGTTCACGATCAATCTCCCATCATCCTGTCAAAAATATTGACTGCCAGTCACGAATCTCACAAAATTCCTCTCCGATCCTTCACATACATGCAGCTATGAGTATTAAGAAGTCTGCCCGATCCCCATTTGTCAGTTTCCCGAAAGTGTTGAACCCTTTGGCTTGCTCAGCCAGTTGAGCATGGGGCTCGTTGATCACAACAGCTCATCTGCTGCGGGCCATTCCAGATTAGCGCCCACCTCCCCTAAGGGGGATCGCTCCATGCGCAAAAAAC
Above is a window of Candidatus Nitrospira neomarina DNA encoding:
- a CDS encoding inositol monophosphatase family protein, with amino-acid sequence MALSPTDYHSLTRIAIQAARQGGAILLDYAKKGFQIHQKDQAINLVTEADLRSEEAVIQTIRHAFPEHQILSEEQGLQDIPTHPVKWIVDPLDGTTNFTHGFPMYNVSIGVEYEGTCVLGVVYDPTRDELFLGQQGKGATLNGTPIHVSATPQLNEALLVTGFAYDVHTAKDNNLKEFCAFTLRARGMRRTGTAAIDLCYIACGRFDGFWELQLNPWDTAAGKVILEEAGGMLTNYAGEPYSIYGSTLIATNGHIHQEMAEVLKKCRQE
- a CDS encoding redoxin domain-containing protein encodes the protein MMGKKTIGSLVFFGTINILFYFVTLSFATNVPAPEIISPTWLNSEPLHMEKLRGKVVMVEFWTFGCWNCRNIEPYVKEWHDKYAKQGLVVIAVHSPEFKYEYDVEKVKRYIQEHHIPYAVPIDNEFLNWRQYRNRYWPTLYLIDKKGNIQYTKIGEGSYEETEKTIQQLLAEPT
- a CDS encoding peptide chain release factor 3, coding for MTTLQLKQEIRSEANKRRTFAIISHPDAGKTTLTEKLLLYSGLVRTAGMVGGRKNRKMATSDWMEMEQERGISITASAMQFPYKQAVINVLDTPGHQDFCEDTYRTLTAADSAIMVIDAAKGVETQTRKLFEVCRLRRIPVLTFINKMDLPGRAPLDLMSEVEDVLGIHASPINWPIGSGQDFLGVVNRQTRKVLLYTKTAAGGAAKPDLMELSLDDPSVKDRMAEYIWDELMHDLELLDIAGNPFSKDDFQNGKVTPVFFGSAMTNFGVEAFFDAFVDLAPPAHGRLADAPDGHELMIDPVDTPFSAYVFKLQANMNPRHRDSTAFLRVCSGRFERDVVVKHHRTNTEVRLSRPHSMVAKERNTVDVAYPGDVIGIINPGIFQIGDTISVADGFNYKPLPQFQPEVFARVRPTDTGMRKSFDKGIEQLAREGTIQILRSLDGLEFFVAAVGKLQFDVLEFRLQSEYRVKVVVDVLPYESSAWLVGDVATFKPPSDALVVKDSRDRAVVLFRSSWSKNFAGERNPDHSFRDMG
- a CDS encoding TolC family protein, with amino-acid sequence MMGGQCWKAVGLCVVCLMVIGGIGAVTWAASPEPATVRDLPELRLSLREAMDAAVDQNPTVRLFNERITQAQDVANTQLGELLPNLSGTAGASRRRFFTGSFGSSATVVGPRDFYEMRAFLTQNVFSLSLIQKWRAAKAGVDVAGLDAEVTKRDTMATAGLIYLETLRAKAAVNARTADVALNKELLRLAAERKSAGMATSLDVTRAKVQLENAKQRLLVAENERDRAKLNLIRAMGLSFEVKLVLTDEMKMVNVSDQSIGEALQVAKEHRTELKAQQNRERLASLSLSSVTNERVPTIQALGDVGMIGNQIPNALTTDNVQVLMRVPIFDGGMREARISESRSLLRQEAIRTQDVQYQVGLEVRDALITMSSAKQQVAVAEEGLKLSLTELELSRERFAVGVATNIEVTDAQTRVAQARDNLIEGLFTFNASRLSLARAQGQLEKL
- a CDS encoding efflux RND transporter permease subunit, whose protein sequence is MNLVHSAIRYPVSTAVGVLLVVLFGIVALVKLPVQLAPDVEKHEVTVDTVWPGGSPHEVEREIIDEQEEQLKGVEGLEKMFSESSYGQGKVILRFPTGTNTDTALLQVSNRLNQVKEYPLEADEPVISSADTRGAAMAWFILDTLEGNPVNIETMRDFAEDIIKARFERVQGVAASNVYGGRERELRVTVDPAKLASRALTIMDLARALDQENRDYSAGDFDEGKRSYVVRTVGEYLNPQDVENVIIARREGASVYVRDVATAHIDYKDPTVVVRQKGHSAIAINAIRQTGANVLEAMDGLREAASELNEEILNARGFQLFQVYDETTYINRSLTLVQQNLIVGSILAISILFLFLRTGSSTLVVGLAIPISMMGTFIMLWALGRNFNVISLAGMTFAAGMLVDNSIVVLENIYRHRELGKSLFQAAYDGTVEVWGAVLASTLTTIAVFVPIVFMEEQSGQLFRDIAIAISAGVGLSLVVSMTVIPSLSARVLTTVTKSKGKQAPGTWTSAGFVEGGSTTGRHSWLDRIREALGSLVYGLSGSVFWRSVTILGFTSLAILGSWALLPKAEYLPQGNRNLVIGILLPPPGYNTHEFVKMGKPIESTLSPYWDAKPGSPEEAALDGPSIANFFYVARGRSVFMGGRVNDPSRVKELIPLFRRATADLPGVIGIITQRGLFERGLGEGRNIDIEITGPELDTLVQLGVQVFGQVKGVLPEAQVRPIPSLDLGSPEVRVTVKRDRAADVQMTNQELGFTIDALVDGAKASDYQFEGDEVDLTIRGIDKYANQTQSLTSIPIYTKGGQLTTVGNIADVTLVAGPEQINHIERERSIVIQVIPPVEMALEEAMDVIRTQILGPLKESGTLGRLYNVRLSGTADDLTETYDALKWNFLLAFTITYLLMAALFESFLYPLVIIFTVPFAAAGGFLGLSLVNNFIAYQPLDVLTMLGFVILIGVVVNNAILVVHQALNFMRGPEEGDSLGGGSGQGLPLREAIRESVKIRVRPIMMTTLTTLFGLFPLVVSSGAGSELYRGIGSVVLGGLLVSTVFTLIVIPALFTLVVDTQRKWAEARNPQLAEQPSGGAL
- a CDS encoding efflux RND transporter periplasmic adaptor subunit, translated to MTYLSKSSICLVFAMILAVQGLQGCSEQEAAQPPTGRPPSPVKVVTVSSKQVQRSVSLVGTAEPRKRSLVASEVAGLVKAFPGKEGQFAKQGQMLASLRTDTLDIRLDSAVASHREAKARYDQAQKDLERIKMLFAKELVTQKEMDDAVVEESALEKRLIQLEAEIRLVRDQINKSRIMAPFPGWITKEYTEIGQWVEEGGPVVELVDLAKVEVQVPLPEEYVRDVRVGDSVIAEFDALPGREVEGTVYSVVAQADRSARTFPVKVVLANPDLRIKSGMVARVKLAVGAPYQAVVIPKDALVLKGGKEFAFIVANNTVTQVAVIPVAHFEDVVEVQGAIEEGMQIVVEGNERLLPGQSVRILEEPVKT
- a CDS encoding TetR/AcrR family transcriptional regulator; translation: MKATPNPRAERKQREYEARREEILLAAERKFSQNGFFKTSMAEIAEAAQFAMGTVYRFFKSKEDIYISLVEAKVEELLRLLEEATHSRLPAQEKLRAVIQVKLAFADQNRAFFRIYVSEWSGFEWTVKSAFGERVWKRYLAQIDLVANLIKEGIKTGEFRKVNPKDTSLAFHGMLNSTIYLWILQSGPKESLVDKGKWLASLLLDGLGTSPLKRST